The Streptomyces sp. V4I8 genome includes the window AAACAGCTGTGGCTGATCGACTACAAGACATCTGCCACGCGGCCCGCCTCGTCGGTCTACCCCGAGAACGCCATGCAGCTGGCCGCGCTGCGATTCGCCGAATGCGTGTGGCTACCGGATGACACCGACGGCCCGGTCCCAGCCATACAGCGCACCGGCGTCCTCAACCTCCGCCAGCGCTCCCACGCCCTCGTGCCCATGCCCGGTAACCGGCGCACCCACCGCGCTTTCCGCGGCGCGCTGGAGACCACCAAGTGGCTGCACGCCGCCCCTGCCGCCTACCCCGCGCTCCTGCCGCCCCCGGCCGAAGTGCAGTCGACCCGAAAGGCAGCCTGACGATGGGCTCCCGCCTCCTCAACATCCAGCGCCGCGCCGCCGAACACGGCCGGCTCCGCACCGGCTTCACTCAGGGCAACGGGCCCGCCCGCTCCGCGACCTGGATCGTCACCTCCCACAGCGAGGAGCATGTCCGCCGCGCCGCCGAATTGTGGGGCGGCGAGGCGGAGCCGTGGACCCCGCTCAACTCGACGATCGGCCAGTGGCGGGTCATCACTCGGGTCCCGGCCATCGAGGCGCTCATCACTCCGGGCGACCCGCTCAACCAGTACAACGAGCTGTGGACCAAGGGCGGCTGTCAGCGCCGCTGTGACGGCGAAACCGAACTACTGTCCCGCCAGCCCTGCATCTGCGCCCGCCAGTTCGGTGAGGACTGGCATCAGAAGAAGAAGGGCACCGTCTGCTCCGCCACCTCCCGCCTGAACGTGATGCTCCCGGACCTGTCCGGCATGGGCATGTGGCGGGCCGAGACCCACTCGTTCTACGCGGCGTCCGAGTGGGGCGGCATGGTCGACATGGTCCTCGCCGGGACTGACGGCAAAGGCTTCGTGCCGGTCACCTTGCGGATCGAACCCCGCCAGGTCGTGCGCGAGGGGAAGACGAAGAAGTTCCCAGTCGTCGTGGTCGAACTCCGGGGCGTCACTCCGCGGCAGGCGCTCACCGGGCCGATGACCGCCGCGACCGCACTGGACCCGGCCGGAGGCCAGGCCGTTGCCGCCATCGAGGCACCCCGGCCGGACTACCTCGCCGAAGCCGAAGGCGCCCTCACCTCCGACGACGTGCGGGATGTGTGGCGCCGCGCCAGCGCCAACGGCCACGTCGACCCGAAGGGTCGCGACGAACTGTCCAAGCAGCTCATGGCCATTGCCGAGCGGATGGACGCCGAAGCCAACGACACCAACGACGACGAGCCCGTCGAGGGCGAGCTCGTCGACTAGCCCGCACACGTCTGAGCCGGCCGCACCCGTAATGCGGCCGGCCCGGGACTCACCACACCACACCCGGAAGGGAGCACGCCATGCCTCGCCTCACGCTCGCCGAGCAGGTCGCCGGCGACGTCCGCGACAAGACCCTCGCCCAACTCCTGCGCCAGGCCTCGGACTGGGACCGCAAGGTCGTCGCCCAGGCCGTCCTCATCTGGATGCGCGACCACGACACCGTCTCCGCCAACGACCTGCGCGCCCAGCTGCCTGAGGTTGCCGCCGGCGTCCTCCCCGGCGTGCTCCGCGGGATGAGCCACAACTACCTGATCGGCACCGGCGACTACGTGCCGTCGACTGCGCCGAGCACCAAGGGCCACCGCATAGCCGTCTACCGGCGCCGCACCGCCGCAGACCGGGCGGAGGTCGCGTGATGCTCGACGCCCTCAACCACCTGAACCTCGGCGTCGCCTACCTCCTCGTCGTCGCATGCGGCGGCATCGGCGCCGGCGTCGGCTGGCTCCTCAGCAGGAGGCGGCGATGACCAACCTCATCACCGCCGCAGCGCTGATCGTCGGCGGATTCGGAGTCGCGTGGTGGCAGCTGCAGCGCGGCATCCGCAGCGACAGGCGCCGCACGCCAGCCGCACCAGACAACCAGCCCGGCACCAACACGGACGACCTGTGGACCTGCCGCCACATCCTCCGCGAACCCCTCGCCGACCCCGACCACACCCGCCGCCTCATCAACTACCTCCGCGACACCGGAGAGGAGAACCCGCAGCCGTGACCACCTCGACACCGACCCGCACCGACGCCGAGCCGGTCCGCCGCCACATCCGCACCCTCTACGCCGCAGGCTTCACCGACCGGCGCATCGCCGCCATCGCCGGCCTCGCGCCCGAGACCGTCAGCAGCTTCACCCGGCCCATCAACCGGGCGGGCAACCGCAAGGGTGTCAAGCGAACCTGCACCCCCAGCGTCGCCTCGAAGATCCTCGCCGTGCGGGCGGAAGACGCCCTGCCCGGACTCGTCGACGCCACCGCTACCCGCCGTCGCGTCCAGGCTCTCATCGCCATCGGCTGGCCCATCGAGCACATCGCCCGCCACATCGGCGTCACTGGCAACCACCTGCGGCTCGCAATGGGCCGGCCCCGCGTGTACGGCCGCACCGCCCAGGCCGTCATCGACGCCTACAACGAGCTGAAGGACAAGAGGCCCCACAGGAACGGCGTCGGGAGGGTCGAAGCCAGCAGGGCACGCCGCCGCGCGGAAGCCAACCGCTGGCCCAGGCCCGCTTACTGGGCCGAGCGGATGGACGTCATCGACGACCCCGACTTCGAGCCGCTGTACGGCGTCACCCGCAGGGAGATCGTCGCCCAGGACGCCAACTTCATCATGCGGACGGCCGGCCTCAACAAGGCGGCCACCGCAGCCCGCCTCGGCGTCGACAAGAGCTACCTCGACCACGCCTTCCGCGACCACCCGGAGTACGCGATCGAGGTGGCGGCGTGATCCAGCGACCACAGCTCACCGTCCACGGCTTCGCCGGCATCGGCTGGTCCGAGGCCGGCCTGGACAACGAGATCGGCCTGGAGCTGGACGAGGCCGCCTGCCGCACCCGCATCGGTGCCGGGCACAGCACCATCCGCTGCGACGTCACCCAGTACCCGACGTGGGTCTTCAAAGGCCGCACGTTGAGCAAGGTCGACTCCCCGCCCTGCCCCGGCTTCAACATGTCCGGGAAGAAGCTGGGCCTCCTCGACCTGCCGCTCGTGCACCAGGCCATCGAAGACCTGTCCCGCGGCAAGGACACCCGGGCCGCCATCGGCGCCGCCTGCCGCGACGAACGCAGCATCCTCACCGCCGAACCCATGCGCTGGCACTACGACTTGCAGCCCGAGTGGATCTGCATGGAACAGGTGCCTTCCGTCCTGCCGGTCTGGCAGCAGTACGCCGAGACCCTCACCCGCTGGGGATATAGCGCCGTCGCCGGCATCCTTGACGCCGCGGACTACGGGCTCGGGCAGACCCGCAAGCGGGCCGTCCTCATCGCCTCCAAGGCGCGCGAGGCCATCCTCCCGGCTCCGACGCACGGCGGGCTCGGACAGCCGCCGATGGTGTCGATGGCGGAGGTACTCGGCTGGGGCTACACCCAGCGCCCAGCCCCGTCCGTCACCGGCGGCGGCACCTACACCGGCGGCGCCGAACCCTTCGGCAACGGCACCCGGCAGGCCATGAAGCGGGCCATGGGAACCGCGGCATGGAAGGACCGGGACATCCCGAACCTGCGGCCCACGGTCGCCGAGTGCGCCGCCCTTCAGGGCTTCCGTCCCGGCCTGCAGTTCCACGGCCGGCAGGGCCAGCAGTACCTCACCGTCGGCAACGCCGTGCCGGTCCCGCTCGCCGAAGCCGTCATCCGCGCCGCAGCCGGAATCAGCGAGCCCCTGCGGGCCGCCGCGTGACCGCGGGCCGCCGGCCGCGCGACCGGCCCTGACCCGGCAGCAGCCGACCGACTAACCCCATCCGCAACAGCCAGGAAGAAGACGCCATGCCCAGCAGGTTCGAGTTCGAGCGAGCAGTGAGGGCGAGCAGCCTGCCGCCCCTCGCGCGCCTGCTGGCGCTGACGATCGCCACGTGGGCGAACCCGGACACGGGCGTGATCCCGGCGAAGTTCCAGCCTTCCCTGAGCACCCTGATGGCGGCCACGGGGATGTCGAAAGGGTCGCTGCTCACTCATCGCAAGACGCTCGACGAGGAGAAGTGGGTGACATTCACGTCGCCCACGCTCGAGGACCAGCGACGCAAGAAGGCCAGGAATGTCTACAAATTGCACGTTCCGGCTGGGTCAGCTACTGACCTAGCTACTGGGTCAGCAGGTGACCTAGACAATCCGGACACTGGGTCAGGAGCTGACCAAGAGCTAGGTCAGCAGATGAACCAAGTTGGGTCAGCAGCTGACCACAAGAGTTCCTCTACCTCTTCAGCTAGCCAGCAGGACGGCCCGAAGCCCGACGGCCCCCGCATCGCCACCAACTGCCAGCCGCTCGTCACCGCCATGCAGCAAGCAGGGATCCACGTCTCCTGGGAGCTGTCCGCCAACGAATGGCTCCAAGTCGAATCGATCATCAAGCGCATCCCGATCGATCTCCTCGTAGCCGACGCAGTCGAAGCCTGGCACCGCGCCCGCAGCACCCCGCGACTCGCCCGCTACTTCCTCGCCGGCTGGCGCGGCATCCCCGCCGTACCCGAAGGCGCGCCACGCCAGCCCGCCAAGCCCGTTCGCCATCTCCGGCCCGTTGCCGGACAAAGCCCTGAAGACAGGGGGATCTTCTAAGTGACCACCGACCTCGAGCCCGACCACGCGGACATCCCGCTCGAGCGCGTCCCACCGCAGGACTTCGAAGCCGAGCAGGGCGCCCTCGGTGCCTGCCTGCTCTCCAAGAGCGCCCTCGCTGAAGTCCTCGACGTCGTCGAGTCCGCCGCCTTCTACCAGCCCCGCCATCAGCTGATCTTCAACGCCATCGCCCACATGAACTCCCGGGGCCTGTCCGTCGACCAGCTCGACTTTGCGGAGAATCGTGATCTTGAACAGATAGTGGCTTCCCTGTTCGGGTGAGCCCGCTGAGTGGCTTGCGGAACGTCAGGCTGAACGTGAAGAACCATCAGCGGTGTTGATCCAACCGCCTCGAAGCGAGGAAGTTGCCGCTGATGGTTCCGGGGATGACGTTACCGGCGTCGTTGCTGCTTGTTCTGCAGGTCACTCGTCCGTGTTTCACGAAGCATTCGTTCGAGACGTTCTGCCATCTGGTGGCCGGGATGGCCGCGCAGACGGGGCGGCGTACGGTCACCGGGATGCTGACGGGGGCGGGACTGTCGCGGCTGTGGCCGCACCGCAGGGCCCACGCCTTCTTCTCTGAGGCCTCGTGGGATCCCGACCAGCTCGGCCTGCGCCTGGCCCGAGCCGTGGTCGAAGCCCTGCTCCCAGCGGACGCGCCGATCCTGGCTGTCGTCGACGACACCCTGCTGCACCGGGTCGGCAGGAAGGTCTTCGGGGCGCTGTGGGCGCATGACGGCTCCGGGCGGGGCAAGGACAAGCTCGGGTTCGGCAACACCTGGGTCATCTGCGCGGTCGTGGTCCGCCTGCCCTTCCTCGCCAAGCCGGTCGCTGTGCCGGTGGCCGCCCGGCTGTGGCGGGGCAAGGCCACCGCCTCCCGCACCGACCTGGCCCTGGAGATGGTCCACGACCTGGCCGCGCTCTTCCCCGGCCGCACTCTCCACGTCACCGGCGACGCTGCCTACCACTCCGGCAAGGTCGCCGACCTGCCCCCGTCGGTCACCTTCACCACCCGACTCCCGCGCAACGCCGCCCTGTCCGCGCCGACCCCGCCCAAGACCAACAAGCGGGGACGGCCCCGCAAGAAGGGCAGGGCGCTGGGCTCACTGACCGCGATTGCCCAGACGGCGACATGGCGCCTTGCCGTCGTGGAGCGTTACGGGCGCATGGAGTTCGTGTGGATCACCGAGAGGGAATGCCTGTGGTACGGAGCCTTCAAGGACCTCCCGGTCCGCCTCGTCCTGATCCGCGACCTGAACTCGACCCGCCCGTACGACCTCGCTCTGATCAGCACCGACCTGGTCAGTCCCGCCGACGACCTCATTGAACGGTACGGCACGCGCTGGCCGATCGAATCGATCTTCGAGCACATGCGCCAGGATCTCGGCGTCGGCCAGGCCCGCAACCGCACCCGGCGCGCGGTGGAGCGCACCGTCCCCTTCGGCCTGGCCGTCTACACCATCGTCGTCCTCTGGTACGCCGCCCACGGGCACCACCCCGCCGACATCGCCGACCGGCGCGCACGACAGCCCTGGTACGCGACGAAGGCGACCCCGGCGTTCAGCGACATGGTGATCAAGCTTCGCCGGACGATCATCGCCGCCCGCCATATTCACAACCCTGCAGGTCAACCCGGTCCCGATGAAATCGCCGCGGTCATCCGCGCCTGGGAAGCAGCCGCGGCGTAGAGCCCGCCACCCCAAGATCACCATTCGCTACAAACACGAGGACCAGATCACCCTCGGCAAATACCTCGCAGACACCGGCGACCTCATCCGCGCCGGCGGCACCCAGTACCTGTACCAACTCGTCCGCGCCGTCCCCACGGCCGCCAACGGCGAGTACTACGCCGAGATCGTCCAGGACCGCGGCCTCCGCCGCTCACTGATCGAACTCGGCACCCGCACCGTGCAGGCCGGCTACGGCACCACAGGTGAGACCACCGACCTCATCGAACGCGTCGTCGCCGAATCCCGGGACCTCCGCGACCGCGGCATGGCCTCCGAAGACCTGCCCGTTGAAGACATCCTGGACTTCGTCCAGCACGAGGACACCTACGACTGGGTGGTGCCCGGCCTCCTCGAGCGCCAGGACCGGCTGATCCTCACCGCGTCCGAAGGCGGCGGCAAGTCAACGCTCCTGCGGCAGATGTCCGTCACCCTCGCCGCCGGCATCCACCCGTTCCGCACCTGGGAGACCATCGACCCCGTCAAGGTGCTCACCCTCGACTGCGAGAACGGCGAGGCCGCCTCCCGCCGCAAGTTCCGCCCCCTCCTCGCGGCCGCCGAGGCCCTCGAGCAGCCGGTACAGCGCGGCCAGTTCCACATCGAGTGCCGCCCCTCCGGCCTCGACCTCACCCGACCGTCCGACCGGGCCTGGACCATGCGTCGCGTCGAGAAGATCAAGCCCGACGTCCTGATCATCGGACCCGTCTACCGACTCCACGCCGGCAACCCCAACGACGAAGAGCTCGCCCGCAAGGTCTCCGTGGTCATCGACGAAGCCCGCGCCACCGCAGGTTGCACCGTCCTAATGGAAGCCCACGCCCCCCACGGGAACAACATGGGCCCCCGCTCCCTGCGGCCCCTCGGCAGCTCCCTGTGGATGCGCTGGCCCGAGTTCGGCTTCGGCCTGCGCCCGGTTGAGGACGAGAAGTCCGCCCAGAACGTCGAAGGCGCCCGCGGCCGGCGCGTCGTCCCCTGGCGCGGCAGCCGCGACGAACGCGACTGGCCCGCCTTCATCAAGCAGGGCGAGAAGTGGCCCTGGATCTCCTACCGGCCCATCGACGCCGACCAGTTCAGCGGTTACAGCGAGACAGGAGCGATCTGGTGACCGACACCTGCCCCAAGTGCTGTCAGCGCAACATCCCACCCCGAGCCGAACGCACCGACGGAACCCAGATACGCAGCGCCTATCGCTGCCCCCGGTGCAGCCACGCCTGGATCACCAGCCGACTCCGAACCGCCTACCCCGCCGCCTGAAAGGACCCGCCATGCCCCGCCGCAAGCCCACCGTCCGCGTCCACCACAGCGCCAGAGGCTGGGTGCTGCCCGACTTCACCGACCTCCACGACTGCACCACCAACTACCACCGCGAACAGGACGGCCAGATGCCGTGCACCGAGGTCGCGGTCTGGAAGGTCGTCGAGGACCACGGCATGCATCTGAGCATCGGCTTCTACTGCGACCCCGACCTGCCCGCCAAGCACCGCCAGCCCGCCGCCTGATCCCCGCGCCCACTCGCACCACACCCACCCAGGAGCCCACATGACCAGCAACAACACCACCACCGACCTCGACGCGCTCAAGCCGCTCGCCGCCGAGATCGAAGCCGCCATCCTCGAAACGCCGATCCGCCTCGGCAGCAATGACTGGGGCACCATGCTCGGCTCGGCGATCCTCGCCCGCGTCGCCGTGTTCATGGGCCGCGAGCTCGGCCCAGACGCCCACGTCCTCGCCGAGATCCAGGCGGAGCGGGCACGGCAGGACGCCAAGTGGGGTGAGCAGAACCACCCCGACGGCACCGGATACCCGTTCTCCCGGGCAGGCGCTGAGATCGCCCGCTCCAACTGCCAGGCCGCGGCCGAGGCGGGCGAGGTGACGTGGCGGCTGATCTCCAACGAGGAGCACGCCGAAGCCATGGCCGAGTCCGACCCGGTGAAGCTGCGCGCCGAGCTCATCCAGGACGCGGCCGTGAAGGTCGCCTGGATCGCCGCGATCGACCGCCGTCTCGCCGCCGCCGCCCGTCCGTCTGTCTGATCCGCCTGCCCGAGAAAGGACCCGCCATGACCACCACACCCGCCCCCACGCCGCGCAACCAGCTCTACGCCGCCGCCACCCGCCTGAGGCAGATGCGGTTCCCCGCGGCCATGACTGACGGCGGCCATGACAAGCTCCCCATAGGCGGCCATTTAAGGCCCCACTGATGGCCACGGGATTCCCCGAGTACGGCCAGATTTCTCCCCGCTCGCCCCGACAGGTCCTGCTCGGCGACGCTCGAGCGGGTGAAGAACAGCAGGGAGATCATGGAAATCCTTGAGGCATACGACCTCACGGGGAGTTACCGCGCCGCGGCCGAGCTGGCCGGGTGCGACCACCACACGGTGGCCCGTTATGTGAAGATGCGGGCCGCCGGGCAGAACCCTGGCCAGCACCGTCACCGGTCCCGCGCGATCGACGACTACCTGCCGAAGATCGAGGAACTGGTGGTCCGCTCGCAGGGCAAGGTCCGTGCGGACGTGGTCCACAAGCGGATCACCGCGATGGGCTTCGCGGGCGGGGAACGCACCACCCGCCGCACGGTCGCCGAGGCGAAAGCCCAGTTCAGGGCCGGCCGGCGCCGGATCTACCGGCCGTGGGTGACCGAGCCGGGGCTCTGGCTTCAGTACGACTTTGGCGACGGCCCGGTGATCAAGGGCCGCAAGACCACGCTGTTCTGCGCATGGCTGGCCTGGTCCCGCTTCCGTGTCGTCATTCCGATCTGGGACAAGACGCTGCCGACGGTCACCGCGGCTCTGGACGCCACCTTCCGCAGGCTCGGCGGAGTGCCGGCCTACGTGCTCACGGACAACGAGAAGACGGTCACCACTGATCACGTCGCCGGGATCGCGGTCCGCAATCCGGAGATCGTCGAGGTCGCCCGGCACTACGGCACGACGATCAGAACATGTCTGCCGGCGGACCCGGAAACCAAGGGCGGCAGCGAGTCCACGGTGAAGATCGCGAAGGCCGATCTGGTCCCGAAGGACGTGAACCTGCGCGAGCAGTACAAGACCTTCGGCGAGCTCGAAGCGGCCTGCCGGGCGTTCTGTGATGATGTCAACTCCCGTACTCACAGGGCGACTCGGAGCAAACCCGTCGATCGTCTCGCGGAGGAACGCCACCGTCTTCACCCGCTGCCCAGGCGGCCGTTCACCGCCACCTTCGGCACCACCCGCCGGGTCACCTGGGAGTCGACGATCTCGGTCGAAGCGGTCCGTTACTCGGTCCCGCACGAGCTGATCGACAGCCGGGTCTGGGCCCGTTTCCACGGCGATGAGCTGATCGTCACCGCCGTCGACGAGCACGGCTCGGCCCGCGAGGTCGCCCGGCATCCGCGCGGCCAGGCGGGCTCGCCGGTCCTGGACGACGCCCACTATCCGCCGCGCGAGGACAAGGAAAGCGACAGGACCCCGAGGGCCACCTCTGCCGAGGAGACCGCGTTCCTCCAGCTCGGGCCCGGCGCCGCGAGCTGGCTGATCGAGGCCGCAGCGACCGGAGTCCGCCGGATCAAGGCAAAGATGGCCGAAGCCGTCGCACTCTCAAAGCTCTACTCGATAGCGGAAGTTGACCGGGCCCTCGGCACCGCCGCGGTCACCGCCCGCTTCGCGGACAAGGACCTGCTCTCCATCCTCGACTACCAGGCCAGCCACGAGATGGCCGAGCCGGTCCGCCGAAGCGAGGACCACTCACTGCAACCCGGCACCTCCGCCTGGTCCGCCCTCGGCGCCACCCCCAGCACTCCTGATCTTTCCGAGTACGACGAAAGCGACCAGCTCTGAGTGGACGTTAAGTCCGATCTTCCTCGGTTCGTGATCGCTCGATCGTGGTACTGATCGCCGTGCAGGCCACCTGCTGGGCATGTCCATGCTGAGATGTAGGGCGTGAAGAGAGAGCCGTACCTCAGCGACTTATCGGACGAGCAGTGGGCGTTGATCGAACCGATGATCACGGCCTGGAAGCAGGACCGGGTGGCCCGGTCGGCGACCGGAGATCCCGGGTCCTGCGACCTGCGGGAGGTCGTGAACGCGATCTTCTATCAGAACCGGACGGGCTGTCAGTGGCGCTATCTGCCGCACGACTTGCCGTCCTGGTCGGCGGTGTTCTACTACTTCGGCCTGTGGCGTGAGGACGGGCTCGACCAGCGGATTCAGGAGCTCCTGCGCTGCCAGGTACGGGAGAAAGCGAAGCGATTAGAGGACCCGTCCCTCGTGATCATCGACACCCAGTCCGTCCGCGCGGCCGCGGGTGTCCCGAAGACCACGACGGGACTGGACGCCAACAAGAAGGTCTCGGGCCGCAAGCGGGGGCTGGCCGTGGACGTTCTGGGGCTGATCATCGGCGTCGTGGTGCTGGCCGCCTCTGCCCACGACAACGCCGCCGGCACCGCCCTGCTCGACCAGGTTGCCGACCGCTGCGGGAACCGGCTGGAGAAGGCCCTGGTGGACCAGGGCTTCAAGGACCAAGTCATCATTCACGGGGCCCTATTGGACATCGACGTCGAGGTCGTCCGCCGCAACCCCGAAGACCAGGTCAAAGGGTTCGTCCCGCAGCCGAAAAGGTGGATCGTGGAGCAGGTCAACGGCACGTTGATGTTGCACCGCCGCCTGGCCCGCGAGTACGACCACCGCACCGACACCTCCACCTCGCGTGTCTACTGGGCCTCCATCGCGAACATGACCCGCCGCCTCACCACACCGAGTCCGACCTGGCGCGACACCCTCGAGCTGGCCGCGTGAACATCACCGAGCTCCTGGCCAGCCTCCAGGCCCAGCACGACGAGACCGGGGACCGGGCCCGTGAACTACGCGACCAGATCGAGCACTTGACCACCGCCCTGACCGAGACCGAAGCGCGACTCGCAAAGCTGACCACCACCCAGAAGGTCATCGCCGAACTCGCACCGGCTGGAAACGAACCCGAACCGCCCGAGACGAACACCGCCTACCAGGCCATCGTGAACGCCTTCAACCAGCACCCCGACCAGGAGTTCCGGGCCCGTGAGCTGCACGAACTCCTCGGCATGCCCACCGACGAGGCATCGGTCAACGTCACCCGTGCTCGTCTCGGACGCCTCGTCCGCCAAGGCTTCCTCACCCAACCCGGACGAGGCCGCTACCAGAAACGGACTTAACGTCCACTGATGGCCACCCCTCTTCGCACCGTCCCCGGCACCAACGGCGACCCGCTCGCCGAGGCCATCGAGCTCACCAAGCGGCTCAAACTCCCGCACATCCGCAGGTCGTTAACCGACATCATCCCCACCGCGAAGGCCCAGCGCTGGGATCCCGCCGAGGTCGTCCGCGTCCTGCTGGCCGAGGAAGCCGCCGGACGCGACCGCGCCAACCTCCACACCCGCCGCAAGCGGGCCGGCTTCCCCACCGGCAAGACCTTCGGCGACTGGCACGAGGGCAAGTCCTCCATACCCAGGGCTGTCGGCGTACACGTGAACGTGCATAGTCACGTACGGATGAACGTGCATAGTTCCTGATGTGTTGAGGGCCGGTGCCCTGCACTCTGCTGCCTGTTGTTCAAGGTTGCAGAGAGGGGTCGATGGTGGTCTTGGACCCGCAGCGCTGGCTGGAACTCCGGCGTTTTCGTGGCCTGGTCGAGTCCGGGGCCATGAGCCTGTCGGAGGTTGCCAAGGAAACCGGGCTGAACTGGCGGACGGTCAGCAAGTACTTGTCTGCCGACGGGTCGGCGTCGCCGCCGCGTCGGACGGTGAGCGGGCAGCCACGCAGGCGGGTGGTCGATGAGGTCGCCCCGCTGATCGACGCGATGCTTCGGGCCGAGGTCCTGATGAAGGCCGCGGTGATCCACGAGCGGCTGGCCAAGGAGTACGGGTTCACCGGCAACTACCAGCGGGTCAAGCTCTACGTTCAGGAAGCACGCCCGAGGATCGCCGAGGAACTGGGCATCACGCCGAGGGAACTGGCGGGGATGCACCGCCGGTTCGAGGTGATCCCGGGCGCCCAGG containing:
- a CDS encoding DNA cytosine methyltransferase, producing MIQRPQLTVHGFAGIGWSEAGLDNEIGLELDEAACRTRIGAGHSTIRCDVTQYPTWVFKGRTLSKVDSPPCPGFNMSGKKLGLLDLPLVHQAIEDLSRGKDTRAAIGAACRDERSILTAEPMRWHYDLQPEWICMEQVPSVLPVWQQYAETLTRWGYSAVAGILDAADYGLGQTRKRAVLIASKAREAILPAPTHGGLGQPPMVSMAEVLGWGYTQRPAPSVTGGGTYTGGAEPFGNGTRQAMKRAMGTAAWKDRDIPNLRPTVAECAALQGFRPGLQFHGRQGQQYLTVGNAVPVPLAEAVIRAAAGISEPLRAAA
- a CDS encoding DnaB-like helicase N-terminal domain-containing protein codes for the protein MTTDLEPDHADIPLERVPPQDFEAEQGALGACLLSKSALAEVLDVVESAAFYQPRHQLIFNAIAHMNSRGLSVDQLDFAENRDLEQIVASLFG
- a CDS encoding transposase produces the protein MTLPASLLLVLQVTRPCFTKHSFETFCHLVAGMAAQTGRRTVTGMLTGAGLSRLWPHRRAHAFFSEASWDPDQLGLRLARAVVEALLPADAPILAVVDDTLLHRVGRKVFGALWAHDGSGRGKDKLGFGNTWVICAVVVRLPFLAKPVAVPVAARLWRGKATASRTDLALEMVHDLAALFPGRTLHVTGDAAYHSGKVADLPPSVTFTTRLPRNAALSAPTPPKTNKRGRPRKKGRALGSLTAIAQTATWRLAVVERYGRMEFVWITERECLWYGAFKDLPVRLVLIRDLNSTRPYDLALISTDLVSPADDLIERYGTRWPIESIFEHMRQDLGVGQARNRTRRAVERTVPFGLAVYTIVVLWYAAHGHHPADIADRRARQPWYATKATPAFSDMVIKLRRTIIAARHIHNPAGQPGPDEIAAVIRAWEAAAA
- a CDS encoding AAA family ATPase — translated: MKSPRSSAPGKQPRRRARHPKITIRYKHEDQITLGKYLADTGDLIRAGGTQYLYQLVRAVPTAANGEYYAEIVQDRGLRRSLIELGTRTVQAGYGTTGETTDLIERVVAESRDLRDRGMASEDLPVEDILDFVQHEDTYDWVVPGLLERQDRLILTASEGGGKSTLLRQMSVTLAAGIHPFRTWETIDPVKVLTLDCENGEAASRRKFRPLLAAAEALEQPVQRGQFHIECRPSGLDLTRPSDRAWTMRRVEKIKPDVLIIGPVYRLHAGNPNDEELARKVSVVIDEARATAGCTVLMEAHAPHGNNMGPRSLRPLGSSLWMRWPEFGFGLRPVEDEKSAQNVEGARGRRVVPWRGSRDERDWPAFIKQGEKWPWISYRPIDADQFSGYSETGAIW
- a CDS encoding NUDIX hydrolase; the protein is MTSNNTTTDLDALKPLAAEIEAAILETPIRLGSNDWGTMLGSAILARVAVFMGRELGPDAHVLAEIQAERARQDAKWGEQNHPDGTGYPFSRAGAEIARSNCQAAAEAGEVTWRLISNEEHAEAMAESDPVKLRAELIQDAAVKVAWIAAIDRRLAAAARPSV
- the istA gene encoding IS21 family transposase, with the translated sequence MKNSREIMEILEAYDLTGSYRAAAELAGCDHHTVARYVKMRAAGQNPGQHRHRSRAIDDYLPKIEELVVRSQGKVRADVVHKRITAMGFAGGERTTRRTVAEAKAQFRAGRRRIYRPWVTEPGLWLQYDFGDGPVIKGRKTTLFCAWLAWSRFRVVIPIWDKTLPTVTAALDATFRRLGGVPAYVLTDNEKTVTTDHVAGIAVRNPEIVEVARHYGTTIRTCLPADPETKGGSESTVKIAKADLVPKDVNLREQYKTFGELEAACRAFCDDVNSRTHRATRSKPVDRLAEERHRLHPLPRRPFTATFGTTRRVTWESTISVEAVRYSVPHELIDSRVWARFHGDELIVTAVDEHGSAREVARHPRGQAGSPVLDDAHYPPREDKESDRTPRATSAEETAFLQLGPGAASWLIEAAATGVRRIKAKMAEAVALSKLYSIAEVDRALGTAAVTARFADKDLLSILDYQASHEMAEPVRRSEDHSLQPGTSAWSALGATPSTPDLSEYDESDQL
- a CDS encoding IS5 family transposase produces the protein MKREPYLSDLSDEQWALIEPMITAWKQDRVARSATGDPGSCDLREVVNAIFYQNRTGCQWRYLPHDLPSWSAVFYYFGLWREDGLDQRIQELLRCQVREKAKRLEDPSLVIIDTQSVRAAAGVPKTTTGLDANKKVSGRKRGLAVDVLGLIIGVVVLAASAHDNAAGTALLDQVADRCGNRLEKALVDQGFKDQVIIHGALLDIDVEVVRRNPEDQVKGFVPQPKRWIVEQVNGTLMLHRRLAREYDHRTDTSTSRVYWASIANMTRRLTTPSPTWRDTLELAA